The genomic window CCTGCCATAATACGTATTCACCTCTTTAACCGAGGGGGAAGTAGAATGCACTTAAATACTTTGGGTTTGAAAAAAACTTTTTTGTGTTTTTTAGTTGCCAGCTTTCTTGTATTTGACCATTTTCCAATCACCTTTTCGCAACGTCTCCTTCTCGTTGTTGTTTTCTAGTCTTTGTTTGTTTGTAGTAATTCACCCACTTTGTGAACTTCAAGAAGGTTTGTAGATCCTGATTTTCCTACGTGCATTCCTGCTGTGATGATGATGAGATGTTCAGGTTTGAGATAGCCCCTATCCACAAGTTCACCCACTGAGTTATCAATGAAGGATCTGCGATCTCCTTTGTGTTCAGAAACGATGGGCACCACGCCATAGAGAAGATTAAGCTGCCTTGCGCATCGTTCATCAGGAGTTGTTGCAAGAATGTGCACGGGAGGTCTAAACTTTGCAAGGTTGCGAGCAGTGTACCCGCTCATCGTTGGTGCAACAATGAAATCTGCGTGAAGATCTCTTGCCATGTAAAAAGAAGATCTACAAATCGCATCAGTTATCCTAGAAGAGCTTCTGTGAAACAACTTGTTTTGATACTCTTCTCGCTCCTGTTCAATGTACTCGGCGATACGCACCATTGTTTGAACTGCTTTAAGAGGGTATTTTCCAACAGCACTCTCAGCACTAAGCATAATCGCATCAGTTCCATCAAGAATGGCGTTTGCAACATCTGATGTTTCTGCACGTGTAGGCCTTGGAGCTGTAATCATACTCTCAAGCATCTGCGTTGCAACAATAACAGGTTTTGCATGCAAATTACATGCTTCAACAATTTTCTTTTGAATGATGGGAACTTCTTCTGCACGCATCTCAACGCCAAGGTCTCCTCGTGCAACCATGATCCCATCAGAAACTTCAATAATCTCTGTAAGATTCTCAACGCCTTGGCGTGATTCGATCTTGCTAATTATTTGTATTTTCGATTGTTTCTCTTCAAGAAGTTTGCGAATTGCAAGGACATCTTCTTGTGATCGAATAAAAGAAGCAGCGATAAAATCCACTTCTTGTTCAATTGCAAAACTAATATCATCAAAATCTTCTTGAGAAACAGAAGGAAGTTTAATATTCACATTCGGAACATTGAGTGTTTTCTTTCCCTTAAGAATGCCTCCTTCT from Candidatus Woesearchaeota archaeon includes these protein-coding regions:
- the pyk gene encoding pyruvate kinase, translating into MKKTKIIATLGPASSSKEMIKQLHEAGVDIVRLNMSHGDHDFARSIIENVRAVSKNIAILLDTKGPEIRTKDVLEPVTFNEGALVTLTYGSQYCTQDTIYITYQNLPNEVQVGTTIILDDGAIELRVEEVRPDSLLCSVIEGGILKGKKTLNVPNVNIKLPSVSQEDFDDISFAIEQEVDFIAASFIRSQEDVLAIRKLLEEKQSKIQIISKIESRQGVENLTEIIEVSDGIMVARGDLGVEMRAEEVPIIQKKIVEACNLHAKPVIVATQMLESMITAPRPTRAETSDVANAILDGTDAIMLSAESAVGKYPLKAVQTMVRIAEYIEQEREEYQNKLFHRSSSRITDAICRSSFYMARDLHADFIVAPTMSGYTARNLAKFRPPVHILATTPDERCARQLNLLYGVVPIVSEHKGDRRSFIDNSVGELVDRGYLKPEHLIIITAGMHVGKSGSTNLLEVHKVGELLQTNKD